The following proteins are encoded in a genomic region of Bacillus sp. Marseille-Q1617:
- a CDS encoding endonuclease encodes MSLRSGGEDTSKELSVSEALKKQDGSRETVTGYVIGQPISDSTIVKTDYPSDYAIAIADSPDETEMNKILLVQVPSGFRPAFGLRSNPSLLGQKLSISGTLTNYFSQPGLKAPDDFALANDSDPIEEPEHPDPPQLEDYYRQAEGKTGQELKRTLHDIIDDHHELTYSAVWEALRNTDEDPSDSTRVILFYTGRSQSKTHNGGKVDDWNREHVWAKSHGDFGTSQGPGTDLHHLRPTDVTVNSSRSNLDFDNGGSPHPEAPLTFYDKDSWEPKDTIKGDVARMLFYMDVRYEGDSGELDLELNNEVENNKKPLHGKLSVLLEWHQEDPVDSFEMRRNQLIFERYQGNRNPFIDHPEWVDAIW; translated from the coding sequence ATCTCTTTGCGTTCGGGTGGAGAGGATACCTCTAAGGAGTTGTCTGTAAGTGAAGCCTTGAAAAAGCAGGATGGAAGCCGGGAAACCGTTACAGGGTATGTAATCGGCCAGCCTATATCGGATTCCACGATTGTGAAAACAGATTATCCCAGTGATTACGCAATCGCTATTGCGGATTCACCTGACGAGACAGAAATGAATAAGATCCTACTTGTTCAAGTACCTTCCGGATTCCGGCCTGCATTCGGCCTTAGAAGCAATCCTTCCCTTCTCGGGCAGAAGCTCTCCATTTCAGGAACATTAACCAATTATTTTTCACAGCCGGGTCTGAAGGCTCCTGACGATTTTGCATTGGCAAATGATTCTGATCCAATTGAAGAACCTGAGCATCCCGATCCTCCCCAGCTTGAAGACTATTATCGCCAGGCAGAAGGAAAAACTGGCCAGGAATTAAAACGTACGCTTCATGACATCATTGATGATCACCATGAACTTACTTACAGTGCGGTTTGGGAAGCTCTCAGGAATACAGATGAAGATCCGTCAGATTCCACACGCGTCATCCTTTTTTATACAGGACGCTCCCAATCCAAAACGCATAATGGCGGGAAAGTGGATGACTGGAACCGTGAACATGTATGGGCCAAATCGCACGGAGATTTTGGTACGTCTCAAGGACCGGGGACCGACCTGCATCATTTAAGACCGACTGATGTGACCGTCAACTCATCAAGAAGCAACCTGGATTTTGATAATGGCGGTTCTCCTCACCCTGAGGCGCCCCTTACATTCTATGACAAGGATTCCTGGGAACCGAAGGATACCATCAAAGGGGATGTCGCACGTATGCTCTTTTACATGGATGTAAGATATGAAGGAGACAGTGGCGAACTGGATCTTGAATTGAATAATGAAGTTGAAAATAACAAAAAACCACTGCATGGAAAATTGTCAGTATTATTGGAGTGGCATCAAGAGGATCCGGTTGATTCATTTGAAATGAGGAGAAATCAACTTATTTTTGAGCGTTATCAGGGGAACAGAAACCCATTCATAGACCATCCGGAGTGGGTCGATGCGATATGGTGA
- a CDS encoding BCCT family transporter gives MKKFTSMFWISISIGIIFVLWGVIFPDNLVSVMSNLQGILLDKFGWFYQFSATFFFVVALFFAFSKYGKIKLGKDDDKPEYSRATWFAMLFSAGMGIGLLFYGVSEPVSHYATPPFGEGNTIGSAQIGLRYTYLHWGFHAWAIYAVVALALAYYKFRKDMPGLMSATLYPVIGNRIKGPIGYIVDIIAVFATIFGVAISLGIGAQQINSGLNYLFDIPISFSVQLIIMGIATVLFISSAATGLSKGIKYLSNANMVLAVILFFSFLLLGPAQFALELFLTTFGSYVQKLPSMGLRFSPFVKEDNQWVKDWTIFYWAWWISWTPFVGTFIARVSRGRTVREFIVAVIIVPTLVCALWFGVFGGTGLYFDVVKGMDVAGQSLETALFYVYDLMPLSGLLSIVSLFLIITFFVTSADSATFVLGMQTSNGSLNPPFFVKFSWGIILAAIAAILMGTGGISGLQAATIITALPLGVILLVMTYGMVLSFQKELKASKK, from the coding sequence TTGAAGAAATTCACATCTATGTTTTGGATATCAATCTCTATCGGTATCATTTTTGTCCTCTGGGGAGTGATATTCCCGGATAACCTGGTTTCTGTCATGTCTAACCTTCAGGGAATCCTTCTTGATAAGTTTGGGTGGTTTTATCAGTTTTCTGCCACTTTCTTTTTTGTGGTGGCATTATTCTTCGCATTCAGTAAATATGGAAAAATCAAACTTGGAAAAGACGATGATAAACCTGAATATTCAAGAGCGACCTGGTTTGCTATGTTATTCAGTGCCGGAATGGGAATCGGTCTCCTTTTCTATGGTGTATCAGAGCCTGTCTCCCATTATGCCACTCCGCCGTTCGGGGAAGGGAATACAATCGGATCCGCGCAAATCGGTCTTCGCTATACATATTTGCACTGGGGGTTTCATGCCTGGGCAATTTATGCCGTAGTAGCCCTAGCTCTTGCTTATTATAAATTCAGGAAAGATATGCCGGGACTGATGAGTGCCACATTATACCCTGTGATCGGAAATAGAATCAAAGGACCGATCGGTTATATTGTCGATATCATAGCGGTTTTTGCAACGATATTCGGTGTAGCGATCTCACTTGGAATCGGGGCACAGCAAATCAACAGCGGTTTGAACTATCTTTTCGATATTCCAATCAGCTTTTCTGTGCAGCTTATCATTATGGGAATAGCCACTGTCCTATTCATTTCATCTGCTGCGACAGGGCTCTCAAAAGGGATCAAATACTTGAGTAATGCCAATATGGTCCTGGCAGTTATTTTATTCTTTAGTTTCTTACTATTGGGCCCTGCACAATTCGCCCTTGAACTATTCTTGACGACGTTCGGGAGTTATGTACAGAAGCTTCCCAGCATGGGGCTCAGGTTCTCTCCCTTTGTAAAGGAAGATAATCAATGGGTAAAGGATTGGACCATTTTCTATTGGGCTTGGTGGATTTCCTGGACTCCATTTGTCGGAACATTCATTGCGAGAGTTTCAAGAGGAAGGACAGTGCGTGAGTTCATTGTAGCCGTCATCATCGTGCCGACACTGGTGTGTGCATTGTGGTTCGGTGTCTTTGGCGGGACAGGACTGTACTTCGATGTGGTCAAAGGGATGGACGTAGCCGGGCAGAGTCTGGAAACTGCTTTATTCTACGTATATGATCTCATGCCGTTAAGCGGCCTTTTATCCATCGTTTCGTTATTCCTGATCATTACATTCTTTGTCACGTCTGCAGATTCTGCCACCTTTGTACTCGGTATGCAAACCTCAAATGGCAGTCTGAATCCGCCATTTTTCGTGAAATTCAGCTGGGGGATCATCCTGGCTGCGATTGCGGCAATCCTGATGGGAACTGGTGGAATAAGCGGACTGCAGGCAGCAACGATCATCACTGCTCTTCCACTTGGAGTCATCCTGTTAGTGATGACCTACGGAATGGTTCTCTCATTCCAGAAAGAGCTCAAAGCTTCAAAGAAATAA
- a CDS encoding AI-2E family transporter translates to MNRKKFYTWSLQVLIILTIIYVGTKISFLFQPIGVLFSTLFFPIIISGFLYFLLNPLVNLLEKAKLPRTHAIIVLYALIIGLLALIIGNVAPIISRQVTGLINELPEYVKQTRDFIEYLSQTEQFKWMMNQDYVSIKDIEKQLADFANTLPDNITAGIKGFFSILTSIAITIVTVPFLLFFMFKDGHKLPKAISKFLPPSYREEGLKTLKDTNETLAAYIQGQLLVALFVGTLTFIGYLIIGLPFALVMALIGAVTNIIPYLGPFLGAAPAVIIALFDSPTKAILVIVVITIAQQIEGNVLSPLILGKRLDTHPATIIILLLVAGNLAGILGMILAIPTYAVAKTIILNLIKFIKLRRSGFDELRRE, encoded by the coding sequence TTGAACAGGAAGAAATTTTACACATGGAGTCTGCAAGTCCTCATCATCTTAACGATTATTTATGTAGGAACGAAGATTTCTTTTTTATTTCAACCAATAGGCGTCCTTTTCTCAACACTGTTTTTTCCGATCATCATATCGGGCTTTCTATACTTCTTGTTAAACCCTTTAGTCAACCTGCTGGAAAAGGCAAAGCTTCCGAGGACCCATGCCATCATTGTCCTTTATGCTTTAATTATCGGCCTTCTGGCATTGATCATCGGAAATGTCGCACCGATCATTTCAAGACAGGTGACGGGTCTGATCAATGAATTGCCCGAATATGTGAAACAAACCCGGGATTTTATCGAATACTTATCTCAAACAGAACAATTCAAATGGATGATGAATCAGGACTATGTTTCCATAAAAGATATCGAGAAACAGCTGGCTGATTTCGCCAATACCCTTCCTGACAATATAACAGCGGGAATCAAAGGCTTTTTCAGTATCCTGACAAGCATTGCCATAACCATTGTGACGGTTCCTTTCTTGTTATTCTTCATGTTCAAGGACGGACATAAGCTTCCAAAGGCTATTTCTAAGTTTCTTCCTCCTTCTTATCGCGAAGAAGGGCTTAAGACGTTAAAGGATACCAATGAAACACTTGCTGCCTATATCCAAGGTCAGTTACTGGTTGCATTGTTTGTAGGAACGCTCACCTTTATCGGTTATTTGATCATCGGGCTCCCTTTTGCCCTCGTCATGGCGTTAATTGGGGCAGTTACGAACATCATTCCTTATCTGGGACCATTCCTTGGTGCTGCTCCGGCAGTAATCATCGCCCTTTTTGATTCACCTACCAAAGCGATCCTTGTCATTGTCGTCATCACGATCGCACAGCAAATCGAAGGAAACGTCCTTTCACCACTGATACTTGGAAAACGGTTGGATACACATCCTGCAACGATCATCATTCTATTGCTTGTCGCAGGAAACTTAGCAGGTATTTTGGGAATGATATTGGCAATCCCTACCTATGCGGTCGCGAAAACGATTATCTTGAATCTGATTAAGTTTATCAAGCTCCGCCGTTCAGGTTTTGATGAATTGAGACGGGAATAA
- a CDS encoding DNA polymerase beta superfamily protein, translating into MVRILSELMEIEERYGVKILYAVEAGSRAWGYESKRSDYDIRFLYVHPVRHYLSLNHEKDVIEIHRNKAEFVGWDIKKALSLLHKSNPSIMEWLTEENIYLEYAAVKGIRKLATNGFSPFTVMNHYYQMAKKNMNLASRQPLVDLKRYLNVIRPLLSCIWVWESYTFPPNDLWIMLNELELNETFKDNIERVLTLKKKGIVEVSTKTIRSLFEEIQYELVRIENHLQNCCGKKQGNIDEFNEVFHLILEEIWEVQGLRSNN; encoded by the coding sequence ATGGTCCGAATACTGAGTGAATTGATGGAAATTGAAGAGCGGTACGGGGTGAAAATCCTTTATGCCGTGGAGGCAGGCAGCAGAGCCTGGGGGTATGAATCAAAACGAAGTGACTACGATATCAGGTTTTTATATGTACACCCTGTACGACATTATTTGTCTCTTAATCATGAAAAAGATGTTATTGAAATCCACCGTAACAAGGCTGAATTCGTCGGGTGGGATATTAAGAAGGCATTATCGCTCCTCCACAAGTCGAATCCATCCATTATGGAATGGTTGACAGAAGAAAACATATATCTGGAGTACGCCGCAGTAAAAGGAATAAGAAAACTGGCGACAAATGGTTTTTCACCCTTCACTGTAATGAATCATTATTACCAAATGGCGAAGAAGAATATGAATCTAGCCTCTCGGCAGCCTTTGGTCGATCTCAAAAGATATTTAAATGTCATAAGACCGCTTCTCTCATGTATATGGGTGTGGGAATCTTACACTTTTCCCCCTAATGACCTTTGGATTATGTTAAATGAACTGGAGCTGAATGAAACGTTTAAAGATAATATCGAAAGAGTACTGACTCTAAAAAAGAAAGGCATCGTCGAGGTTTCTACTAAAACGATTCGTTCTTTATTTGAGGAGATCCAATATGAGTTAGTCCGAATAGAGAACCACTTACAGAACTGCTGCGGAAAAAAACAAGGAAACATTGATGAATTCAATGAAGTCTTTCACCTCATTCTCGAGGAAATATGGGAAGTGCAAGGGTTACGTTCAAACAATTAA